A window of Natrinema versiforme contains these coding sequences:
- a CDS encoding MarR family transcriptional regulator encodes MCLYPRFKAFLHMVRRIEWLSPADIYILQFFVDHDIVLTPKVVAINTEYDQSYVGKRCRTLVERGLLERPNRGQYQITAIGREFIESGLDPDVLETDRDESG; translated from the coding sequence ATGTGTCTTTACCCGCGTTTCAAGGCGTTCCTGCATATGGTGCGTCGAATCGAATGGTTATCTCCCGCTGACATCTATATTCTACAGTTCTTTGTTGACCACGATATCGTGCTGACACCGAAAGTTGTCGCCATCAACACGGAATACGATCAAAGCTACGTGGGAAAGCGATGCCGCACGCTTGTTGAACGTGGGTTATTAGAACGACCGAACCGCGGTCAGTACCAAATAACCGCGATTGGGAGAGAATTTATTGAAAGCGGGTTAGACCCCGATGTGTTGGAAACGGACCGCGATGAAAGCGGGTGA
- a CDS encoding helicase-related protein translates to MLSLPPLVDNANRTVEDVYKKIIPQIEEARIATGYFYLSGFDLYREDLEQLADPDELGHAPIRILMGRQTNRSTADEIGEGQSLRDELRDEVEESIEELNNAQLDRLDRLRDFIAEDKVSVRVRNPENGYFHAKGASFRAPNDNDDWETDNDTDTRPCATIVGSSNFTASGHRNNIELNLTSQDRPDAEAFEDWYDNQWANAEDFSEEIIRIIENSEKYQDWQDQQEDESDDEDTPDGLGTYIEPFELYKLLAYDELSGNVNIRDSPLYYFQTLGYESAKEKLSRFNGCIISDSVGLGKSFIGGELLHDYRQRGDHCLLIVPANLTEQWEDLLQDDTDEDGNPYFGLEIDGTHLDVMSISKFQNLTYDEVQNLKDAFDVVLIDEAHRFRNHGKWRPNPDDEDDYKGTRRHANLRQLRGKTMIMLTATPINNSATDLENLISLFTSPEELRNKASLDFDAFEEYIELSETRKQIAAGKEEATEEEQRKITEQLQRHSEEISKILNEVMVLRTRKHVKDQIQDEEDFEMSFKPPKLSKEQYSLPAAYQPVYGMLPDVMDALHLPNITVKNPKAGGTLKALYKLNLLKRLESSTYAFVQSIETLHRSERQLLGLLDGLPEDEKINVLRAAQDEEESETLDDFVEGDDAAEDLEQTLEEFGFDATAVRADEDSESDSPDELADATIGEVKTYIREDLTLLAYFLSQFIGDIAQDSGDVSDQAVSTRQWLHDHNAGVLPDVPEEELNPILYPRSDLSDVDEATREFYEAVFSLREFRDPKVERLADVLNGYDDEKVLVFTQYRATADYVHRTLLNDPNSPLTEANSAVVKGGDENKQDVIQRFAPEASGYQQTLAESGESELQYVIATDTLSEGVNLQDVSVQVSFDLPWNPMRIVQRVGRIDRIGSTEEKYVHNFYPDGDIEAAIKLLKRLQAKINDIALIVGKENNILDPNEDQILEKTGVETEKTIGELQVDEIEDSLQKSREIEDVNELDDTSKNPLLRNAGSNEHAAYERFLLKKELNEEFGLSEDDFEYAADYFEESPEERERLYTNITDHDSGPRPGVFGLAHLWFDDDDHESPLGRVRRAFYYKPFNNEVKERPVGTLKIDPEVSGEPITGNADNVLSNREAIQEVLDDRLEAIRSSQTEQIFKDGAKFSKEQETILDFIDRHLQPHHGEKPAPVDEHDTLEEWAEVLLERLQDVKLANTDEDRILRETFRHNEQYDSFPDWPPVEFLEELEAFLEENVEESSEYQAKLVGESDVQARLMCWGVVGH, encoded by the coding sequence ATGCTTTCTCTCCCTCCGCTCGTCGATAACGCTAATCGGACGGTCGAGGACGTCTACAAGAAAATCATTCCACAAATCGAAGAAGCACGCATCGCCACCGGCTACTTCTACCTCTCTGGCTTCGACTTGTACCGCGAAGACCTCGAACAACTCGCTGACCCAGACGAACTTGGTCACGCCCCAATCCGCATCCTGATGGGGCGGCAAACAAACCGTAGCACCGCAGATGAGATTGGGGAAGGACAAAGTCTACGCGACGAACTCAGAGATGAGGTCGAAGAGAGTATTGAGGAACTCAACAACGCACAGCTAGACCGACTGGATCGGCTGCGAGACTTCATAGCCGAAGACAAGGTTAGCGTCCGTGTGCGAAACCCAGAAAACGGCTATTTCCACGCCAAAGGAGCATCATTCCGAGCACCAAACGACAATGACGACTGGGAAACTGACAACGATACAGATACACGTCCGTGTGCGACAATCGTTGGATCCTCAAACTTCACCGCGAGTGGGCACCGGAACAACATCGAACTGAATCTCACAAGCCAAGACCGGCCTGATGCAGAGGCATTCGAAGACTGGTACGATAACCAGTGGGCGAATGCTGAGGACTTCAGCGAAGAGATCATCCGGATCATCGAGAACAGTGAGAAGTACCAAGACTGGCAGGACCAACAAGAAGATGAGTCGGATGATGAAGACACGCCTGATGGTCTAGGGACGTACATCGAACCGTTCGAGTTGTACAAACTCCTTGCGTACGACGAACTAAGCGGGAACGTCAACATCCGCGACAGCCCGCTGTACTACTTCCAGACACTCGGATACGAAAGTGCGAAGGAGAAACTCTCCAGGTTCAACGGCTGCATCATCTCCGACTCAGTCGGGCTCGGCAAATCCTTCATCGGTGGTGAACTCCTCCACGACTACCGCCAACGTGGAGATCACTGTCTCCTCATCGTACCTGCGAACCTCACCGAACAGTGGGAAGACCTCCTCCAAGACGACACCGACGAAGACGGGAACCCATACTTCGGGCTCGAAATCGATGGAACACACTTGGACGTGATGAGCATCAGTAAGTTCCAGAACCTCACGTATGATGAGGTTCAGAACCTCAAAGACGCATTCGACGTCGTCTTGATCGACGAAGCTCATCGCTTCCGGAATCACGGGAAATGGCGGCCGAACCCGGACGACGAAGACGACTACAAAGGGACTCGCCGACACGCGAACCTGCGGCAGCTCCGTGGGAAGACGATGATCATGCTGACGGCGACACCGATCAACAATTCTGCGACCGACTTGGAGAACCTCATCAGCCTATTCACCAGCCCCGAGGAACTGCGGAACAAGGCCTCGCTGGACTTCGACGCCTTCGAGGAATACATTGAGTTGTCAGAGACGCGGAAGCAGATCGCTGCGGGGAAGGAGGAAGCCACCGAAGAGGAGCAGCGGAAAATCACCGAACAGCTCCAGCGGCATTCGGAGGAGATCTCGAAGATCCTGAATGAGGTGATGGTGCTCCGGACACGGAAGCACGTCAAAGACCAAATTCAAGATGAGGAGGACTTTGAGATGAGTTTCAAGCCGCCAAAACTCAGCAAGGAGCAGTACTCGCTCCCGGCGGCATACCAGCCAGTATACGGGATGCTGCCAGACGTTATGGACGCGCTCCACCTTCCGAACATTACGGTGAAGAACCCGAAAGCTGGGGGGACGCTGAAGGCGCTGTATAAGCTGAATCTACTCAAGCGGTTAGAGTCTTCGACGTATGCGTTTGTGCAGTCCATCGAGACGCTGCACCGGAGTGAACGGCAACTTCTCGGCCTTCTCGATGGCCTTCCAGAAGACGAGAAGATCAATGTATTGCGTGCTGCTCAAGACGAGGAAGAATCGGAGACGCTCGATGACTTTGTAGAAGGAGATGATGCCGCAGAGGATCTTGAACAGACGCTAGAAGAGTTCGGGTTCGATGCGACTGCAGTTCGTGCCGACGAAGATTCCGAGAGTGATAGTCCGGATGAATTGGCGGATGCGACAATTGGAGAGGTGAAGACGTACATCCGGGAGGATCTGACGCTGCTAGCGTACTTCCTGTCGCAGTTCATCGGCGATATTGCTCAGGACTCTGGCGATGTGAGCGACCAGGCCGTGTCTACACGGCAGTGGCTTCACGATCATAATGCCGGTGTCCTCCCAGACGTTCCCGAAGAGGAGTTGAATCCGATTCTCTACCCGCGAAGTGACCTGAGTGACGTTGATGAGGCGACGCGGGAGTTCTACGAGGCGGTGTTCTCGTTACGAGAGTTCCGTGACCCGAAGGTTGAGCGGCTCGCGGATGTCCTGAATGGGTATGATGACGAGAAGGTTCTTGTCTTCACTCAGTACCGTGCTACGGCGGACTACGTCCATCGAACACTTCTCAACGATCCAAACTCGCCCCTCACAGAAGCGAATAGTGCCGTCGTCAAAGGCGGTGACGAAAACAAGCAAGACGTTATCCAGCGGTTCGCACCGGAAGCCTCAGGGTACCAGCAAACGCTGGCTGAATCCGGGGAATCAGAACTGCAGTATGTTATAGCAACTGACACATTATCGGAAGGAGTCAATCTTCAGGACGTCTCAGTCCAGGTGTCATTCGACCTCCCGTGGAATCCCATGCGTATCGTTCAGCGGGTGGGCCGGATCGACCGGATCGGGAGTACCGAGGAGAAGTACGTTCACAACTTCTACCCGGATGGAGACATCGAGGCGGCGATTAAGTTGCTGAAGCGGTTACAGGCGAAGATCAACGACATCGCACTAATCGTTGGGAAAGAAAACAACATCTTGGATCCGAATGAGGATCAGATTCTGGAGAAGACTGGTGTGGAGACAGAGAAGACGATTGGCGAGTTGCAGGTGGACGAGATTGAAGACTCGCTTCAGAAATCAAGAGAGATCGAGGACGTGAACGAGCTTGATGACACGAGTAAGAATCCACTCCTTCGAAATGCAGGGAGTAACGAACACGCTGCGTACGAGCGGTTCCTGCTCAAGAAGGAGTTGAACGAGGAATTCGGGCTCTCGGAAGACGACTTCGAATACGCCGCAGACTACTTTGAAGAATCTCCCGAGGAACGCGAACGCTTGTACACGAATATCACCGACCATGATTCCGGTCCACGTCCGGGTGTGTTCGGGCTTGCGCACCTCTGGTTCGATGATGACGACCACGAATCTCCACTGGGCCGTGTTCGGCGGGCCTTCTACTACAAGCCGTTCAATAACGAAGTCAAGGAACGTCCTGTCGGCACTCTCAAAATCGACCCAGAGGTGAGCGGAGAACCGATTACAGGGAATGCCGACAACGTGTTATCCAATCGGGAGGCGATTCAAGAGGTGCTTGACGACCGGCTGGAAGCGATTCGGAGTAGTCAGACTGAGCAGATATTCAAGGATGGGGCAAAGTTCTCGAAGGAGCAGGAAACAATTTTAGACTTTATTGATCGGCACCTACAACCTCACCACGGTGAGAAACCTGCTCCTGTAGACGAACACGATACGCTTGAAGAATGGGCTGAAGTCCTACTGGAGCGCTTACAGGACGTGAAGTTGGCCAATACTGATGAAGATCGTATCCTTCGGGAGACCTTCCGGCATAACGAGCAGTATGATTCGTTCCCAGATTGGCCGCCGGTGGAGTTCTTAGAAGAGCTAGAAGCGTTCCTGGAAGAGAACGTGGAAGAATCGTCAGAGTACCAAGCGAAACTCGTAGGCGAAAGCGACGTTCAGGCTCGACTGATGTGCTGGGGCGTTGTAGGCCACTAA
- a CDS encoding MarR family transcriptional regulator — protein MAEISLNPTDNAILDMLGEGRCSPSYIAEEAGYSRQNVTNRLGRLVEHGYVRKLHPGLYELAEDPRKEGGD, from the coding sequence ATGGCTGAGATCAGCTTGAACCCGACTGATAATGCTATTCTCGACATGCTAGGTGAGGGCCGCTGTTCACCGTCCTACATAGCTGAAGAGGCCGGTTACAGCAGACAGAATGTGACCAATAGACTGGGCCGTCTCGTTGAACACGGATACGTGCGAAAATTGCATCCTGGCCTGTACGAACTTGCAGAAGATCCCCGGAAAGAAGGCGGAGATTGA